The sequence below is a genomic window from Dyadobacter chenwenxiniae.
AGTTAATTACACCCGCATAGAACGAGGCATCACCGGCGTTGGCAAATGAAGCGTCGGTTTTTACCTGATTAAACAATGGCAAAGCCGCATCCAGCTGCTGGGTATTATAATATGACATGGCCAGCTGATAAGTGCTTTCCTGTTTGTTAGCACCGCTTCCCGATACGTTAACAGCCTTTTCGAGATACGTTATGGCTTTGTCGTATTGCCCTGAGTTGTAATAATAACGCCCCAGGTCGCCGTAGATTTGCTGAGCCTTCGGATGTTCTGAGTGGTTCTTGACAAACCGGTCTACCTGTACTTCTGCCTCCGGATAGTTGAGGTATAAACCGGTCACTGCCACATAATATTCAGCTGTGACCTTATTATAATCGGTGGTACTCAGCAACTTGTCGTCATTGCTCAGAAATTCGTTGAACTCCTGCCTGGCAGCGACATAGTTAGACTTTTCATAATATTCCAGGCCGTTTCGAAAATGGGCTTCCGGTTCTGTAATACTTAATGTATTCTGAGCAAAAACCGAAGATGCGCCAACATATAAAAGCATTCCGAAAGTGGAGGCGCCGTGTTTAAAAACCATAGAGACTGAGTTGGTGAATTTTTGATTTGAATTAATGTCATTAACCATATCCTTTTAAAGAGTAATTTGGTGCGCTCTTACCTCCTAAAATTGTTTGCTATCTAACGAAAAGTGTACTAAAACCGTATACATTGCAGGCAAACGCAATATTTATAACCTTAGAAGATCACTTCATTTCGCATTAAAGACGCTGAAAAATCACCATGCATTGCATCAAAACGAGAGGTGATTGCAGCGATAAATGATTCGTCCAAGCAGCGTTCTATTTCTGCCGCACTTTCAATTTCATAGTCATCGATTTTGTAAGTTTGCTCGTACATGCCCGATTCAATCTTGACAATGTATTTATTATTCCACTGATACAGGCCGATCTTAAATTTGTCGTTGGGTATATCTTTAATGTATCTCATTTTATCAAAATTGTTGCAATATCATGGTTATCAATATTAAACTAAATAAAATACTAATATTATTAGTGCTAATCCTATCATCTTGTTCGGGTCAGGACAAGAAGGATGCTGCTGACTTTTTCTTGAAAGGCAACCGGGCATTAAATCAAAAGAACTATGCCGAAGCCTTGCGCCTGTATGACGAAGCAATTGCCAAAAATGCAGATTTTTCAGACGCCTACCTCAATAAAGGAATAACTTTGTTAAAAATGGGAAGGCCGGCAGATGCTCACGAGATTTTGACAGAAGCAATTAAAATTGACCCGACGCTCACACAGGCAAATCTCGTCAGGGCAGAATCAGGGCTTGATTTAGGCCGGTTGCGCGAGGCAAAACAGGATTTGCAGCAAATTGAAAAAGATTACAAGGATTCGTCCAGGTTTTTCCTCGTTCGCGGAAACCTGCTCGGTGCAGAAGGAAATGCTTCCCTCGCATTAGCTGACTATGATCGCTCGATCCAGTTACAGAAGCTGAATGTTGAAGCATATGTTAACCGGGGAGCTATATACTACGGCCTGAAAAACTGGAAATCTGCCAAGGAAGATTTTGAAAATGCGCTTGCACTGAATCCTGCTCAGCCGGAAGCGCTCAATAATCTGGGACTAATTGCGACAAAAGAGCAGGATTGGAAGTCGGCACTCTCCTATTTCGACAAAGTGCTGTCGGCCGCACCGGACGATCCGTATTCGCTCAACAACAAAGGCTACGTGCTTTTGCAAACCGGCTCGGTGGAGCAGGCGAAAAATTTGATCGAGAAATCCCTGGATAAGCTTCCTAAGAATGGATATGCTTTCCGAAATCTCGGGATATATTATCAGAAGGCCGGACGGCCGGAAAAGGCAACCGAAGCTTTTTCAAAAGCAATGGATATTGCGGAGCCCGTGGACATGCTTTACGGGCTGGCTGGACAAGTTTACTTCCAACAAAAAAATATCGCAGAAGCCTGCAAAATCTGGAAGCAGGGCATTATGTTAAATGACTCGCTCGCCATTGCGGAAGCTGCAAAAAACTGCCGGTAATTATTGTTCCCGGCCGAGTCTTCGGAGCTCCTTCCAGACTTTTTCGTTTTCGTAAGGATCCGTAAATATTTCAAGTAAACTGATCGCCTTGTTTTCGAGAAATGCCTGGACCGAGGATTCCAATAACTCCGGCTCCCGACAACTGAAGTAAGCGATGCTAGAGTCCTCGCAAGTTCGCTTCGCTGAGAACGCGTGTCTGGTTTCGAAATAAGTTTCAATTTCCGGCAGCCCGGACGGTCCATCGATCATCCGGAAAATATTTCCACCGGCATTATTGATCACAACAATTTTCAGGTTTTGTGGGAGTGAGTTAATCAGCAAGCCATTACGGTCATACATAAATGCAACGTCGCCCACGACCAGCAATGTCTCTTCCTCATTGACGAGAGCTGCGCCGATCGCCGTGCTTACACAACCATCAATGCCGCTTGTTCCCCTGTTACAAAATACACTTCGAATGTTAGTGCCAATGTCGAGCACGTTGATATAACGGATCGACATGCTATTTGCAACATGTAACTGAAACACTCGATTTATACACTTAAATAATAAATCTAACGATGTTATATCTGATAACTTAGATAGATTTGAGATGTAGTCATGCATTATTTGTTCTGAACCAGCATTACTGGCAGACCAATTCCGGAGGAATGCTGAGTCAGTTTCAGGGTCAGCATTCTCAGTAAAGAGCTTATAATCAATCTTTTCAAACAGATTTTTAAAGAAATACGATGCCGGAACTGGAATCGTTCTGGTTAATGACTGGGTTGGATCAGCTAAGAATACTTCTTCTCCAATGTGCCAGTGTGCCCGCGGCGGGTTTTTCCTGATGAATTGCTTGAAATCCTTGGAAATAAATGACAATCCGAAGGTGATCAGCAGATCCGGAACCAGTTGGCCGGCATTTTTACTGGCCAAAAACAGGTCGTGATTTCGGATTATGTTCAACCCTGAAATGTTTGCAATGCTGTCTGCCAGCACGGGAATATCCCACTCTTCTGAAATCTTATTCAGCACCTCGCTCAGTTCGTGATCCGGTAAATGCTGGCCTGCCGCAATTAATATTTTGGGATATTCTTCAAATTCATCCAGTAATGTATTCCATACATCCGGAGCCAGGATCTTCTCCGCTGACTGTCTTTTTATAATTTTGAGATTGGCAGAAGGAACCATTTCATCTCCTGACGCCGGATAAAACGGCTCCCTGATCGGAACATTAATGTGGACCGGACCCATGGGAATTGTTGCAGCCAGGGTCACTGCTTCATTGGACACTCTGTTAATGGCCCACAGCACATCTGCGTGCCCATAATCCGCTGAAAATTCGAAAGATCGCTTAATATGCTTGCCAAATATTTCGCTTTGATAGATTGTCTGCCCGTCATACTGATGCAGCCATTCCTTGGGCCGGTCTGCGGAAATCACGACCAGCGGAATTTGCTGAAAAAACGCCTCAGAAACAGCCGGAGCAAAGTTATAGACCGCACTCCCCGACGTGCAGATTAAAACCACCGGAACGCCTGTTTGCTGGGCTATCCCAAGCCCTATAAAGCCTGCGGAGCGTTCGTCCATACAAACATGCAACTTGAAGCGCCCGGAGCGTGTAAAGGCGAGTGTAAGCGCCGCACTGCGGGAGCCGGGAGAAACCACAACATGTCTCACGCCCTGGGCATAGCAAATGGCGGCAAGGTCTACCAAAGGTTGTAAAATGGCCATATCATAAATAAAAATAGCCTCATTAAGAGGCTATTTAATTAATACTGTATCAAATTACTGGTTAACTGCAACATCATCAGTTCAGATTATCCCAGGTATGTTTTTAAAGCTTTGCTTCTTGAAACGTGACGCAATCTTCTGATTGCTTTTTCTTTGATCTGACGAACGCGTTCACGGGTAAGGTTGAACTTCTCACCGATCTCTTCCAGCGTCATCGCATGCTCGCCATTCAGGCCAAAGTACAATGCGATAACATCTGCTTCACGCTGCGTCAATGTGCAAAGTGCACGCTGCACTTCTTTACGCAATGATTCATTCACCAAACCGGAATCAGGCTTGTCTTCCAAATCATTCTCCAACACGTCCAAAAGGCTGTTTTCCTCGCCTTGAACGAACGGCGCGTCCATAGAGACGTGACGGCCAGAGATCTTCATGGTGTCTACAACCTCAGAAGAAGAAATTTCAAGCACTTCTGCCAATTCCTCAGGAGAAGGTTCACGTTCAAAACGCTGCTCTAGTTCTGAAAAAGTTTTTGATATTTTATTTAAAGAACCAACACGGTTGAGGGGTAAACGTACAATCCTCGACTGCTCTGCAAGTGCCTGCAGAATAGACTGGCGAATCCACCAAACTGCGTAAGAAATGAATTTAAAACCTCTTGTTTCGTCAAAACGCTGAGCAGCTTTAATCAAACCCAGGTTACCTTCATTGATCAAATCGCCCAACGACAAGCCCTGATTTTGATATTGCTTGGCCACAGACACAACAAAGCGAAGATTTGCCTTGGTTAGTCTTTCCAATGCAAGCTGATCACCATCCCTAATTTTCTGAGCTAACGTCACTTCCTCGTCCGGCGTCAACAAATCCACCTTCCCGATTTCTTGCAAATACTTGTCTAACGACTGACTCTCACGGTTGGTAATTTGCTTACTGATCTTTAGCTGTCTCATCTATCTTTTATTAATTTTATATATAACGACATTAAATATTGCCCCTGTTACCAAAAACACTATTTTAATCATTTTTGTTCTCTGGCTTCGGCAGCAATACTTTCCGGGACAGACGGTATTTGCCAGTCTTCTTATCGATCTCAACCAATTTAACCTGAACATCCTCTCCTACTTCAAGAACTCCGTCCATTTTCTCAAGACGTTCCCACTTGATTTCGGAAATGTGAAGCAAGCCGTCTTTTCCTGGCAAGAACTCAACAAATGCTCCAAATGGCATAATTGACTTCACTTTTCCAGAATATACTTCACCGATTTCCGGCACCAGAATGATTCCTTTGATGCGGGAAACTGCTTTATCCATCGAAGTCTTGTCAGCAGAAAATATACTTACAAATCCTGCTCCATCTTTTTCTTCAATAGAGACCGTAGCACCGGATTCTTTCTGAATATCCTGAACAACCTTACCACCAGGCCCGATTACAGCCCCGATCATTTCACGGTCGATCTTGATAACGATAGCACGTGGTGTGTGTGGTTTAAGGTCAGCGCGGCTCTCCTTCAAGGTTTTATTCATTTCACCTAGAATGTGCAATCTGCCTGCTTTCGCTTGCATCAGCGCCTCGGTCAAAACTTCATATGAAAGTCCGTTTACTTTCATATCCATCTGGCAAGCCGTGATTCCTTTTTCAGTTCCCGTTACTTTAAAATCCATGTCTCCCAGGTGATCTTCATCACCCAAAATGTCTGAAAGAACCGCATACTTGCCTGTTTTCTCATCAGAAATAAGACCCATCGCAATTCCCGAAACCGGTGCTTTGATCTTTAAACCTGAATCCATCAATGCAAGCGATCCAGCGCAAACCGTTGCCATAGATGACGAACCGTTTGATTCAAGAATATCGGATACGATACGGATTGTGTATGGGTTGTCCTCAGCCACGGGCAATACTTTTTTCAATGCACGCAACGCCAGGTTACCATGACCCACTTCACGACGGCCAGGACCACGGTTTGGTTTTACTTCACCTGTTGAAAATCCTGGGAAGTTATAATGAAGCATGAATTTGCTGTAACCGTATTTCATCGGCGTATCAACAATCTGCTCATCATTTTTTGTACCCAGTGTAACAGTTGTCAATGACTGCGTTTCTCCTCTTGTAAACAAAGCAGAACCGTGTGCATTGGGCAAGAAATCAATTTCAGAAGCGATAGGGCGAACTTCGTCCAATTTACGACCGTCAAGGCGGATTCTTTCATCCAAAACCAGGCGACGTGATGCTTCCCAAACAAGGTCATTGAAATAACGTTTCGCAAGGCCTTTGTCGAATCCTTCTTCGTCTTCCGGAATAGAAGCCGTGAATTCTTCCCAAACTGCCTTGAAACCTTCTTTTCTAACTGTTTTGTTGGTAGAGCCCAGTTGGGTTACCTTGTATATTTTATCGTATGCAAATGCTCTCAAACGAGCTTCAAGCGCTTCGTCAGATGCATCGCCTACGTATTCTCTTTTTTCTGTTTTGCCAACTGCCGCTTCGAATTCTTTCAAAGCAAGGCATTGTTGCTTGATCACTTCATGAGCCACTTTCAATGCTTCCACGACCTCTTCCTCTGAAACTTCACTCATTTCGCCTTCAACCATGGCGATGTCGTTATAAGTTGCGCCAACCATAAGTTCCAATGTAGCACGTTCCAGATCCGCTGAACCTGGATTAACCACGTATTGGCCATCAATTTTCGCAACACGAACCTCTGAAACCGGTCCGGCAAAGGGAATATCGGAAGCTGCAAGTGCAGCAGAAGCTGCCAACGCTGCCAATGCATCAGGTAATGCAGTTGCATCAGCCGACATCAGCAATATGTTGACCTGAACTTCTGCGTGGTAATCGTCCGGGAACAATGGACGCAAAACGCGGTCCACCAGGCGGCTTGTCAAAACTTCCGGATCAGACAATTTGCCTTCACGACGTTGGAAGCTGCCAGGAATACGTCCGGCAGATGCGAATTTCTCTTGATAATCAACCGATAGTGGTAAGAAGTCAAGACCTTCCTTAATATCTTTATTAGCAACAACTGTCGCCAGTAACATGGTGTTACCCAAACGAACTACAACCGAACCGTCGGCTTGCTTTGCTAATTTTCCTGTTTCAATGGTGATTTCCCTACCGTCTGGTAAGGGTATAGTCTTCGTAACTATATTAAAGAGCATAAAAAGATGTTTTTTGTAGCTGCGAAACGCCATCCTGACGTTCCAAATGTTTGTTAATTCCGCAAAAAATCAGGGAACTTTCATCTTGTTGAAGTTCCCTGATTTCTAAATTACTTACGTATGTTCAATTCGGCAATAATCGCACGGTAGCGGTTAATGTCTTTTTTGTACAGATAATCCAACAATCTACGGCGCTTTCCTACCATTTTAAGTAGACCAAGTCTTGTATCGTTATCTTTTTTGTGCGTTTTTAAGTGCTCGTTCAAATAATTGATACGATACGTAAATAAAGCAATTTGTGATTCAGCAGATCCAGTGTCTCCGCCTTCTTTCTTAAAACCTTTTGATTCGAAGATCTCAGCCTTCTTTTCCGCGGTTAAATACATAATTGTAACAACAGATTAATTATTTTCAACTTTTCACAGCACCCTGCCGTAAATAAGGACGCAAAATTACGGTTTTTGGCCCGAATTAAAAAATGTAATTTTACTATGATTGAATAAGCTGGCTTTTTCCAAATCTACTTGCCCATTTTTCTTTAATTCTTTTTACCATCATGATATAGACGTCTTTTTCGAATAACCGGGAGTCACTTCTGGCCCGGTCGATGAAATACAAGCCCGTCAAAAACAAAACCGTATTAGCCATCCAGGCCCCCACAGGCACAACAAGCAGCCCTTCCTTAACCCATTTATCGCCCTGGTTTGTCAAAACATAAAGCAGTATAAAGAAGATAATCGACACCAGAACCGGCACACCAAACCCGCCTTTTTTAATGATTGCCCCCAGCGGAGCACCGATCAGGAACATGATCAGGCATGACAATGCATTGGTGTATTTATGGTGTTTTTCCAATTCATACTTATTCGCGTCCTTCAATTTAGTCTGCAAATAATCCTTCTGCGACTTGGTATAGCTGAGCATGCTGTTAGCAGCGCTCTTGGTGTTCATCAAAATCTCTTTTTTCAAACTGTCCGTAACAGGCTTAACCAGCAATGAATCAATCCAGGGGCCCTTTTTCAATGTTTTATCGGTCCCTTCGCGATAATTGTATGAATAATATTGCTGGCTCCCAGCCACTAAGTTCTTCCGTGTTTCATTGTAAGAGCTACGAAGGGAATCTGCGGTCGAAGTAAGATCACTGATATTCTTCATAAACTCATGATATTTGAACTGACCTTCATCCGTCCGTTTCATCCCAAATGACGAAAGGCTTTCCGTTAAGCGGAAGTGTTTGAATGAGTTCCGGCTGAAATTTGAGTAGTTGGGTGCGCTGCTGCCGCCTATCGGTGAAGAGATATACGCAGGCCGTGCGCTGCCAGAACTCACCTCATCCGT
It includes:
- a CDS encoding tetratricopeptide repeat protein — translated: MLILSSCSGQDKKDAADFFLKGNRALNQKNYAEALRLYDEAIAKNADFSDAYLNKGITLLKMGRPADAHEILTEAIKIDPTLTQANLVRAESGLDLGRLREAKQDLQQIEKDYKDSSRFFLVRGNLLGAEGNASLALADYDRSIQLQKLNVEAYVNRGAIYYGLKNWKSAKEDFENALALNPAQPEALNNLGLIATKEQDWKSALSYFDKVLSAAPDDPYSLNNKGYVLLQTGSVEQAKNLIEKSLDKLPKNGYAFRNLGIYYQKAGRPEKATEAFSKAMDIAEPVDMLYGLAGQVYFQQKNIAEACKIWKQGIMLNDSLAIAEAAKNCR
- the menD gene encoding 2-succinyl-5-enolpyruvyl-6-hydroxy-3-cyclohexene-1-carboxylic-acid synthase, with translation MAILQPLVDLAAICYAQGVRHVVVSPGSRSAALTLAFTRSGRFKLHVCMDERSAGFIGLGIAQQTGVPVVLICTSGSAVYNFAPAVSEAFFQQIPLVVISADRPKEWLHQYDGQTIYQSEIFGKHIKRSFEFSADYGHADVLWAINRVSNEAVTLAATIPMGPVHINVPIREPFYPASGDEMVPSANLKIIKRQSAEKILAPDVWNTLLDEFEEYPKILIAAGQHLPDHELSEVLNKISEEWDIPVLADSIANISGLNIIRNHDLFLASKNAGQLVPDLLITFGLSFISKDFKQFIRKNPPRAHWHIGEEVFLADPTQSLTRTIPVPASYFFKNLFEKIDYKLFTENADPETDSAFLRNWSASNAGSEQIMHDYISNLSKLSDITSLDLLFKCINRVFQLHVANSMSIRYINVLDIGTNIRSVFCNRGTSGIDGCVSTAIGAALVNEEETLLVVGDVAFMYDRNGLLINSLPQNLKIVVINNAGGNIFRMIDGPSGLPEIETYFETRHAFSAKRTCEDSSIAYFSCREPELLESSVQAFLENKAISLLEIFTDPYENEKVWKELRRLGREQ
- a CDS encoding sigma-70 family RNA polymerase sigma factor, coding for MRQLKISKQITNRESQSLDKYLQEIGKVDLLTPDEEVTLAQKIRDGDQLALERLTKANLRFVVSVAKQYQNQGLSLGDLINEGNLGLIKAAQRFDETRGFKFISYAVWWIRQSILQALAEQSRIVRLPLNRVGSLNKISKTFSELEQRFEREPSPEELAEVLEISSSEVVDTMKISGRHVSMDAPFVQGEENSLLDVLENDLEDKPDSGLVNESLRKEVQRALCTLTQREADVIALYFGLNGEHAMTLEEIGEKFNLTRERVRQIKEKAIRRLRHVSRSKALKTYLG
- the pnp gene encoding polyribonucleotide nucleotidyltransferase, encoding MLFNIVTKTIPLPDGREITIETGKLAKQADGSVVVRLGNTMLLATVVANKDIKEGLDFLPLSVDYQEKFASAGRIPGSFQRREGKLSDPEVLTSRLVDRVLRPLFPDDYHAEVQVNILLMSADATALPDALAALAASAALAASDIPFAGPVSEVRVAKIDGQYVVNPGSADLERATLELMVGATYNDIAMVEGEMSEVSEEEVVEALKVAHEVIKQQCLALKEFEAAVGKTEKREYVGDASDEALEARLRAFAYDKIYKVTQLGSTNKTVRKEGFKAVWEEFTASIPEDEEGFDKGLAKRYFNDLVWEASRRLVLDERIRLDGRKLDEVRPIASEIDFLPNAHGSALFTRGETQSLTTVTLGTKNDEQIVDTPMKYGYSKFMLHYNFPGFSTGEVKPNRGPGRREVGHGNLALRALKKVLPVAEDNPYTIRIVSDILESNGSSSMATVCAGSLALMDSGLKIKAPVSGIAMGLISDEKTGKYAVLSDILGDEDHLGDMDFKVTGTEKGITACQMDMKVNGLSYEVLTEALMQAKAGRLHILGEMNKTLKESRADLKPHTPRAIVIKIDREMIGAVIGPGGKVVQDIQKESGATVSIEEKDGAGFVSIFSADKTSMDKAVSRIKGIILVPEIGEVYSGKVKSIMPFGAFVEFLPGKDGLLHISEIKWERLEKMDGVLEVGEDVQVKLVEIDKKTGKYRLSRKVLLPKPENKND
- the rpsO gene encoding 30S ribosomal protein S15, which translates into the protein MYLTAEKKAEIFESKGFKKEGGDTGSAESQIALFTYRINYLNEHLKTHKKDNDTRLGLLKMVGKRRRLLDYLYKKDINRYRAIIAELNIRK
- a CDS encoding LptF/LptG family permease, giving the protein MKKLDKLILMSFWGPFVITMSVVVFVFLMRIMIFYIDDFVSKDLGITDYAQLFFFFSLITVPTALPLAMLLSSLMAFGNLGEFFELTAIKSAGISVVRAMAPLFIVAVSVSVFSFYFNDRVSPWANLKGYSLLYDIKTTKATLKIKEGIFYNDLPGFSIKVDKKEDNGKLKGMVIYKHSNRSYEVGNTEIILADSGRMYSINDNRYLVIELYNGTRYTDEVSSGSARPAYISSPIGGSSAPNYSNFSRNSFKHFRLTESLSSFGMKRTDEGQFKYHEFMKNISDLTSTADSLRSSYNETRKNLVAGSQQYYSYNYREGTDKTLKKGPWIDSLLVKPVTDSLKKEILMNTKSAANSMLSYTKSQKDYLQTKLKDANKYELEKHHKYTNALSCLIMFLIGAPLGAIIKKGGFGVPVLVSIIFFILLYVLTNQGDKWVKEGLLVVPVGAWMANTVLFLTGLYFIDRARSDSRLFEKDVYIMMVKRIKEKWASRFGKSQLIQS